One genomic window of Punica granatum isolate Tunisia-2019 chromosome 1, ASM765513v2, whole genome shotgun sequence includes the following:
- the LOC116204173 gene encoding proline-rich receptor-like protein kinase PERK8 has protein sequence MAASMAEMMALLRGPTRASSSSTPPLAHGSTVDPALWVLPTHVPKSNVMAAPAPTAVQAPVLPSTHILAVYPIDTLQSQSTIPAAISLPPMTILAPDPTMFAPPFVSMPVPVMIYTVPPPMVFSASSAPAPTQTTEPFPFPTLQSHIGLPYQAPPPINIPFPESGTPTHAAPVAPPSNILLEAETEQKRRMKKMEETIGTL, from the coding sequence ATGGCCGCCAGCATGGCCGAGATGATGGCCTTGCTTCGGGGCCCGACTCGCGCATCTTCGAGCTCCACCCCGCCTCTCGCACACGGGTCAACGGTTGACCCAGCTCTTTGGGTCCTGCCGACCCATGTACCAAAAAGCAATGTCATGGCCGCCCCTGCGCCAACGGCCGTCCAGGCGCCCGTCCTTCCCTCGACGCACATACTGGCAGTCTATCCGATTGACACCCTCCAATCGCAATCCACCATTCCTGCGGCCATATCGCTTCCGCCGATGACAATTCTAGCACCAGATCCGACTATGTTCGCACCGCCTTTCGTGTCCATGCCGGTCCCAGTCATGATCTACACAGTTCCTCCGCCGATGGTCTTCTCGGCGTCGAGCGCCCCTGCTCCTACCCAAACTACTGAGCCTTTTCCTTTCCCAACTCTACAATCCCACATCGGCCTCCCCTACCAAGCAccacctcccataaatatCCCTTTCCCTGAATCGGGCACACCGACCCACGCGGCCCCAGTAGCTCCACCCTCAAATATCCTCCTCGAGGCGGAGACCGAGCAGaagaggagaatgaagaagatgGAGGAGACTATCGGGACTCTTTAG